Below is a window of Thermococcus sp. DNA.
CATTATCTTCGTCAAGGACAGCTTCAAATCCCACGCCTTTTGAAGGAGCGAGAGAACCGGACGATGGTGTTCAACCAGCAGGGGAAACTCGTCGATTATCAGAACTACTCTCCTGTTCTCAATCCTTTCGGCAAACGCCATAAGAAGCTCGTCTATGTCCTCAAAGGTCACCTTTCCGAAGAGCTCATCGTCGAGAAACTCCGCCAAAAGTCTTTGAAGCTCCCTCAGGTTGTCTCGGTAGGGTCTCTCCGTTGCCAGGAAGTAGACGTGAGGCTTATCCCTAGCGAAGTGCAGCAGCAGTTCGGTCTTGCCTATTCTCCTCCTGCCGTAGATCACGAGGAGCTCCGCTCTCTCGCTCTTGTATGCCCTCTCAAGGAATTTCAGTTCGCGTTTCCTGTCTACGAATCTTTTTCTACTCATGAGTATAATACTCGCGTTTCAACTATTTAAAAATTGCTGAGGCGGTGCTTACTGGCACTCACTCTTTCCTCACCAGCTCAACCACAGCCTCGACGTGTGGTGTGTGCGGGAACATATCGATGAGAACCGCTCCGTCTATGCGGTATGCCTTCTTTAGATGCCTCTCGTAGTCGAGTTTGAACGCTTTGGGGTTGCAGGAGACGTAGACAACCTTCTCAACCCCGCTTTTCACGAGAAGCTCGGCCGCTTCCTTCAACCCCCTCCTTGGGGGGTCAACGATTACGGTGTCGTAGTCCCCGATGGAAGTCCCCTCAGCCTTCCCGACCTTAAAAACCGCATTGACACCGTTTATCTGGGCGTTTCTGTTTGCCATTTCAACCGCGAAGGGGTTCATCTCAACGCCCCCAACCTTAAAGCCCCTCTTCCCGAGCCACACCCCAAAGGTGCCGACGCCGGAGTAGAGGTCGAGAACCCTCTCGCCGTCGGTGAATCGCTCCACAGCCTTCAGAAGGAGCGGCAAAGCGTAGCTGTTGGTCTGGAAGAAGGAGTTTGGGTGTATGAGGTAGGCGACGTCCTCAACCCGCTCGCGTATATAGGGCTCTCCGGCTACAAGCCCGGCCTCGCCGCGCGGGTCGTCCCGCTTATCTGCCTTCAGGCTCCAGTAAAGTGAATCTGCGAATGAGAAGTGGCCCTTGAAAGCCTCAAGCACCTCTCCGGAAGGCTCTACATGCGCTATGAGGTTAACCATAACCTCGCCCGTAAACTTGCCCTCCCTCACCTGGAGGTAGTGGACTTCACCGCTTTTTGCTCTCAGGTTCCATGGCCTCAGGCCGGTTTCCCTTAGAAAACCCGTGAGGGAGCGGAGGTATTCGGGAGTCCTCTTCGAGAAAACCGGGCACTCCTCCAAGTCCACG
It encodes the following:
- the rlmD gene encoding 23S rRNA (uracil(1939)-C(5))-methyltransferase RlmD, whose amino-acid sequence is MKIGGRVDKISDDGLGVLEAHGRKLHVPFAYPGDVIKARKVRRRFGRKLALDFELIEWSPLRQTPRCPHFGTCGGCLWQGLKYKAQLELKKDIFERVTGIKAEIKGSPRLWGFRNVSNFIVTSKGIGLKEYGNPLGVVDLEECPVFSKRTPEYLRSLTGFLRETGLRPWNLRAKSGEVHYLQVREGKFTGEVMVNLIAHVEPSGEVLEAFKGHFSFADSLYWSLKADKRDDPRGEAGLVAGEPYIRERVEDVAYLIHPNSFFQTNSYALPLLLKAVERFTDGERVLDLYSGVGTFGVWLGKRGFKVGGVEMNPFAVEMANRNAQINGVNAVFKVGKAEGTSIGDYDTVIVDPPRRGLKEAAELLVKSGVEKVVYVSCNPKAFKLDYERHLKKAYRIDGAVLIDMFPHTPHVEAVVELVRKE